In the genome of Bordetella avium, the window GGTTTGGCGAAAGTGACCCGGCCCGGCAATTCCCGCGTCAGGGCTGCGGCCAAGGCATCGCAACGCAGACCGTAGGCGGCGCGGATACGCGGCACATGCTCGGCATAATGCCCATCGGCCAGATACTGCGCCACGATTTCCTGAATCCAGGCCGAGCAGGCCATGTCGTCGGCGGCCTTGGCGCTCACGCAACGGCGGCGCACCTCGGCCGGCGCCACCAACCAGCCGATGCGCAGCCCAGGCGCCATGGTCTTGGACATGCTGGAGATATACACAGCCCACTGCCGCTGCTCGCCCTCGGCCAGCGCGGCAATGGGCGGCACCGTATCGCCGGAGAAACGCAGCTCGCCGTAAGGATCATCTTCGACGATCAAGAAGCGGTGTTTGACCGCCAGCTCCAGCAGCCGGACACGGCGCTCACGGGTGAGCGTGGCGCCGCAAGGGTTGGAAAACGAGGCCACGACACAGACCATCTTGGGTTTAACCTGCGCGGCCAGCGCGTCGAGCGCGTCGAGATCGATGCCTTGCGGGCCCGAGGCTACCGTATGCACCGTTGCGCCGGTGTAGCGCATGGCCTGCACCGAATTCGGAAAGGAAGGGCTTTCGATGATGGCGCTATCGCCCTTTTGCAACATGACGCGCGTCAAGAGCGCCAGGGCTTGCTGCGAACCGCCCGTGACCGCCAGCTCGGTGTCCGGGTTGCATTGCACCCCGCGCTCGGCGCTCAAGCGGGCAAGCTGCTGGCGCAGACTGGCCTGGCCGTCGATATTCGAATATTGCAGACAGCTGCCCAGACGACCCAAGACCTGGGTGGAGGCCGCAGACAAGCCATCAACGTCAAACAGCTCCTGGGCCGGATAGCCGCCCGCCATTGAAATCGTGCCTGGCCGCAGGGCATAGGGCATCAGCGAACGGATAGGCGGAATGTATGGCGTCTGAAAAGGCGGGGCGAACAAGTACTCAGTGGACATGAGGGCGAGGGTTCCGCGTCGCATCGCGTAGCGGCACGGCCACCCCTGGCCGCGCTTTCGAGGCGCCAAGCAACGATGCTTTATTCTTCAAGCAGGATATTTTCGTCGATTCTATGCCCGGGCGCGATACCCGGCAACGAGCAGGCAGCGACGCTGCGCCCGGCCCAGCCTAAACTATGAGAGGCCGCAAGACGGCCCGCCAACCAAGAGAAGCCCCTCATGACTGACTCCATGTCCGCGCGCCTGGCCGCGATCGAACACCGCATTGCGCAGGCCTGCGAACGCGCCGCGCGTCCGGCCGGCAGCGTCACGCTGCTGCCCGTCAGCAAAACCTTCAGCGCCGAAGCCGTGCGCGAGGCAGCCGCTCTGGGTTTACGGCGTTTCGGCGAAAACAAAACTCAGGAAATTCGTCAAAAGGCCGACCCGCTCGCGGACCTCGGACTGTCCTGGGTCAT includes:
- a CDS encoding aminotransferase-like domain-containing protein, which codes for MSTEYLFAPPFQTPYIPPIRSLMPYALRPGTISMAGGYPAQELFDVDGLSAASTQVLGRLGSCLQYSNIDGQASLRQQLARLSAERGVQCNPDTELAVTGGSQQALALLTRVMLQKGDSAIIESPSFPNSVQAMRYTGATVHTVASGPQGIDLDALDALAAQVKPKMVCVVASFSNPCGATLTRERRVRLLELAVKHRFLIVEDDPYGELRFSGDTVPPIAALAEGEQRQWAVYISSMSKTMAPGLRIGWLVAPAEVRRRCVSAKAADDMACSAWIQEIVAQYLADGHYAEHVPRIRAAYGLRCDALAAALTRELPGRVTFAKPEGGMFFWARLSGDIDATRLLPYAIEKEVVYVPGKAFYADESQADLHAMRMSFATMNEEKIALGVKRLALALDACQANAPVSVSLEG